A window of Oryza glaberrima chromosome 2, OglaRS2, whole genome shotgun sequence genomic DNA:
TTTCTTTTGAGTTTTCTGTGAAGGTTCAGTTATTGATAGTTAATGTTCAATTGCAACAAATGTTTCTGGAAAACAAGATGCAAGAAACAAATTTTGGAGTAAATTAGAGATGCCAGAGTAACTGCAGGAAACTTCATGTCATCATAAACAAGTATTCTTCTGctggaaaaaaagaacattaaaGGCACAGATTCTTGTGCATCAATGACATTTTCGACTTGATATATTGCAAATGTCGTGAAGCAAAAACAGTACCATCATCTTCCAAGGATATGAAGTGCCACTCTCGCTGACAAAATGGCAAGTGCATTCTCTCTTGCCCCTTCATTCCAGAATCGGTCGTTATTTATACACAATGAAGGTAGAGAGAATTATAATACGCTCCTAGCTTGTGTAGTTAGCTATGAGGGACTCGATTGCTGAATCCTTAGCATGTACGTCTTTATAATGGATTCGATAGCCATGAcctggaaaaggaaaaaaaactagcaaTCAGTGTTCAGTGACTTAGTTATGCCGTTTTAAAGGAAACAACAGAAACCAAATGCTAAGGCAGGGACTTTCTCATTTCCTAAGAAGCGCATACCAGGTAAAAACCACTCGAAGTCTAACTTCAACAATTTTCTCATGCTGTCCAGCTGCAAGCCCACTGCAGGTTTGTGCAACAGATGGATTAATCCTAGTCCTACTTTCAGCTAATGGTACAATTGCACATTTACCTTCAGTTAGAAAATCTAGGGAGGGTTCTACCTGATTGCTTGCTGTACATAAGAAAGAGATCTAAATCATCAGATTCTTCTGATTTTGCAACATGATCTCCAGTGAAAAGCGCCTTTACTGGTTTGTAGAATAAGCAGACTGAACCCTGAAAAAAATGTTCCTTTTAATGAATGAACCCTATATATGCTGAAGAAGGTTAGATTGGTTGTCCAAATCTCAGTTTATGAGCTTTGGACAATTTTCGACAGAACATGTTCCTTCGTCTCTAAGGTTGAGGAAAATTTGGGACAGGATATGGTGATAATCCAATCTAATCTTTATGCGCAAAAATAGTGCACATATGACATATCTTGACCCTAATACTCTTTGTCTTTGATGTTGTATGTTTAAGGATGTTCCATCCAATCCAGAGAAGCCTTCCATACTGAAAGCTACAAGTAATTGCTCAAACAACTTCTTTCATTAAGTTGAACTTACTTCAGTATGACCTGGGGTATGGATAAGTTCGAAATCAGCTCCAATGTCCCATGGGCCATTTCCAGTAAGTTTCCACTCAACATCTGCAGTAACATCCTCTACCTGCATCAGCACAGTAATTGCAGTAAATATCAGGAGAAGTATCTGAGAGCAACATTCACTGGAGAAATAGGTAAATCAGACTCTACACTATGTTCATGTCATGCAAGCTCTGACACGATATAACTGTCCTCTCTGTACTGCTAATCAGTACTTGTACTGCAGGTTATAAAGTATGACAGTGTTGATTGAGTACTCGATGAGGATCAGTCAGGACTCAGGAATAAGCGATGTCTTTCTAGGGTCAGACAGAAGGATGATCATGATTCTTTGAAATCGTTTGGATGAGGGTCTTACATCGCCCGAATGGATGATCCTCTCACATTTTAGCCGCTCAGCCCACTTCCTATGATCCGCGACATCATCCCTGTAAGTAACTCAATAGACGCTCTTCAATATCCAAAATAAAAGGGAGTGCGTTAAAAAAAGGCAATTAAAAAAGGGAACTATGTGATACAGCTTTAAGTCCGGAAATACATGTGGGTCAAAAACATGTAGCGTGCTCCACCAAGTTTTTCGATGTTCTCTGCCAGTTTCGTTGTATACCTTGGGCTGTAAAATCAGAAAATATCAGAAGACCTAGTGATAACCACATATAAACTGGACAATAAGATTTGGGAGAGATGATCTCCAATTTGTGAGGAAAAAAATGCTATCACATTGACCAGTACGCTGTGCTGAAATTGAATACTTATCAGCAGGAACACTAGCAATTAATGTATCTGATTACAacttgataattttttttgtctggaGATGGAAAGATGGGTACTTAGGGACATGAACAAATTCATAAGCTTATTGGAATTAACCTGTCAACTAGTATGTTTCCATCTGGATGGGTTAAAAGATAAGAAGTTGCTCCATATGAATCTTGAGAATGATAGCCACAGAGGTAAACACCCTGGAAGTTTTGAGCAGTGCAACAAGGATGAGTATGAATATAATTTAATTGAGATAAATTGGGTGAAATCCGGAATGAGGAGAGCAAGTCATACAGGGAGAAGATGATTGTCGATGGGGAGCGGGAACATGTTTTGCACTTGAAGAATGTCCTTTGCAGGTTTCTCGGTGTGAATGGAGGAAGTAGGACAGGAGAGCAGAGCCTGGACATCAATGGCAGGCATGGTTCAATTTTGCCTTGAAATTCAGTAAAAGAGAGGCAGAGCTACCTGCAGGGCCTTGGTCCTGTGTTCGTCGGAGATGGgctgcgcggcgacggcggcttttCCGTCCACCCTCTTGAACACCTCCTGCAATTCAATTCACCATCACCAAGCAAAGCAGCTGAAGCATCaagcatatgcatatatgaaaGACTAGTTACCGGAGCCATCCAGCGGCAGGTCTGGCAATCGATGCATCGGTGATCTGCAGCAAACAAACTCAACTGAAGCGCATCAGGAAGAGAAATTAAATGGAGACCGATTTCAGGTGCAGGGCTCGATCAGTGGCTCACCGACGAAGAAGTCGCCGGGGACGttctgcgggcggcggcgttggaGTGCCGGAGAGGACGCCGAAGAGGCAACAGCTCGtggtcgtcgcggcggcggagcagcgacgGACGCTGGGGGGGCGAAGCGAAGGCTCATCATCAACGCCATGGCGGAACAGCAGCGTCAGCGACAGCGTGCGTGCTACAACTAGCAGCGTTCGCTCTGCGCAGGGCAGCAGATGCACAAAACGACCCTCACGACTGACGTCACAGCAAACGCCAACATCCACCAAAGTCAGAGGATCCGTTTCCCAACATCCTGCACGTACGGCTcgattttttccctttttcttttctttctttttttactgaGTGCCCATTTTAACACTCGATCAATAATAAACTACTCTAGTTCTAGTATGAAATGAGTCTGTACCCATTATAGATATGTTTTTGAGATAAGTATTTGTTggtaactttttgtgacaagtagACAAGCACAATCGCAAGAACTAAACGCCTtacggtgatatggagtcgtcaaccacctcaatctagccaaaaggccaaatcaagatgggttttgtagaaaaacagctaaatcggctagcggagccgatttagagataaaaatcagcctctaggccgatttagatcgatatgaggataactacccgtctcgtgggtaAAACGGAAGGTTTTTAGGACAAACCTagaaagaggtgtcgcactctcgcagcggcggcggacggtttatggcgcaaaccgacaaagatggactaaactagggtaaaatagaaaacatagtaaaagaacgattcaagtagattgtatttaGAGtattacaatgaaccggccttgtcccttaaatagagGTTGTTCTTGCCCTCTACaagcccttctccacgtccaactcgaaTAGAAACCAAAGT
This region includes:
- the LOC127763157 gene encoding uncharacterized protein LOC127763157, giving the protein MALMMSLRFAPPASVAAPPPRRPRAVASSASSPALQRRRPQNVPGDFFVDHRCIDCQTCRWMAPEVFKRVDGKAAVAAQPISDEHRTKALQALLSCPTSSIHTEKPAKDILQVQNMFPLPIDNHLLPGVYLCGYHSQDSYGATSYLLTHPDGNILVDSPRYTTKLAENIEKLGGARYMFLTHMDDVADHRKWAERLKCERIIHSGDVEDVTADVEWKLTGNGPWDIGADFELIHTPGHTEGSVCLFYKPVKALFTGDHVAKSEESDDLDLFLMYSKQSVGLQLDSMRKLLKLDFEWFLPGHGYRIHYKDVHAKDSAIESLIANYTS